A window of Nocardioidaceae bacterium genomic DNA:
AGCATCGCCTTCACCGCCGGCCACATCGCCTTCGGCGTCACAGCCATCAGGTTCGCGGCGTAGTGCGTCCTGCAGCGCTGCCACACCGCGCCGGGCAGGTTCGCTGCGACCGCGTCGACGAGGCCGGCGTGGGCGTCGGAGGTGACGAGCCCGACCCCAGCCAGGCCGCGGGCGACCAGGTCGGCGAAGAACTCGTTCCAGGCGGCCCCGGTCTCGCTGGTCGCGACGCGCATGCCGAGGACCTCGCGGTGCCCGTCGCCGTTCACGCCGGTCGCGACGAGCACGACGGCGTTGACCACGCGGCCGCCCTCGCGGACCTTCATCGTCAGGGCGTCGGCGGCGACGAAGGTGAACGGCCCGGCCCCGTCGAGGGGTCGGTGGCGGAACTCCTCGACGTGCTGGTCGAGCTCGACCGCCATCCGGGAGACCTGGGACTTCGAGAGCGAGTCGATGCCGAGCTGCTTGACGAGCTTGTCCATCCGGCGGGTCGAGACGCCGGCGAGGTAGCAGTCCGCCACGACGGTGATGAGCGCTGACTCTGCGCGCTTTCGGCGCTCGAGGAGCCATTCGGGAAAGTAGGTGCCCTTGCGGAGCTTGGGCACGGCGACGTCGACGGTGCCGACGCGGGTGTCCAGCGGCCGGTGCCGGTAGCCGTTGCGCTGAGACGTGCGACCAGCGCTGGGGCGGCCATACTCGGCGCCGACCACGGCGTCGGCGTCGGCAGAGAGCAGTGCGTTGATCATCGTCTGCAGCAGCTGCCGCAACAGGTCAGGGCTCGCCTCGCCCAGGGCTTCTTCGAGGAGGCCTGCAGGGTCGACAATGTGTGGAGCGGTCATCGTGGGGTCCGTTCGAGAGAGCTGTGAGAGGTGAACTCGAAGGATCACGTGGTGGCCGCGTCCTCGTCCGGCCCCATGCCGGTGACGATCTGGGCGACCTCGCGCTACACCACTATCGGGGACTCAACTACGAGGTTCGAGGTCGACGCGTCGGCGCGCGCCGAGAAGCGCTGCGCGATCGCGAAGCGTCAGGATGATCTGGTTCCGGGCCTGCAGCACCGGCGTGATGCTCTCCGGCTGGAGCGTTGAACGCTGCGTGACCAGATGTTGCAGGGCGAGAGCGGCGAACTCCTGATACGGCCCGTACGACTCGGTCACGACGACGCTGCTCCCTGGAGGAACAGCAGGGCCCGCATCCAGCGTGATCGTGTGGCTGCGTCGATGGTCTCGGCGAGCAGGTGCTCAGCGGCTTCGGAGGCGCGATCGAGAGCGTCTTCGATCGGCATGCGCGCCACCGATACCGGTGGGACGTCGAGCTCGCGGCCTTCGACGAGCTCGTTGTACGCCTCCATCACCAGGAGCTGCCGGAACAGCGGCATCTCGTCAGCCTCGATAACGTACGCGCAGTGGTTGACGGCGTCGACCCAAGGGGTGTCCATGACTGCTCCTCTCGTCCCGAGAAGCGTCGGATTTCCGCGTACGCGGCAGAAGCGGTCTCGTGTTGCGTTGCCGCGCGGCTGCGACGGCAACCGGCGCTACCCGTCGATGCGGGTAGCGTCGGACTTCATGGACGACGAGCGCGACGAAGCGCGGCTGGACACGTCAGTTGATGGCTCGGGGGAGGTCTCGCGTCGGTGGGACGCGTTCAGCTCGCGCACCGTCTATGACGGCCCGCCCTGGCTTCGCGTCGAACTCGTCGACGTGCAGACCCCCACCGGTCGACGGTTCGAGCATCACGTCGTGCGGATGCAGCGCGTCGTGGTCTGCGTCCCTCTCAGCGATCCCGGCGACTCAGTGCTGATGATGCGCCGCCACCGCTTCGTCGACGACTCCTGGGGGTGGGAGCTGCCGACCGGCATCGTCGAGGCAGGCGAAGACCCCGCGGCGGCTGCCGTGCGCGAGCTGCGGGAGGAGACCGGCTGGCAGGCCACCGGATGCACCGAGGCTCTCACCTTTCAGCCGATGCTGGGGATCGCCGACAGTCCGCATCAAGTGTTCGTGCTCGACGGCCTCTCCCACGCGGGCGAGCCCACGGATGCCGAGGAAGCGGGCGCGACCCGCTGGGTCGAGGTTGACGAACTCCTCGCGATGGTGAGCGGCGGCGAGATCCGCGACGGCGCGTCGGTCACCGCAGTGCTCTACCTGCTGGCCTCTCGGACTGCCTGAGCCGGCTACATCTTCTCGCGTCGCAGCGTGGCGACCCGGCCGAGCTGCCGGAGCGAGCCGATCTTGTGTGCGCTCGCTTCGGCGTCTCTGAGCTCGATGTCGGCTCGCTCGCGGTCGCCGGTCAGAAGAGCGCACTGGGCGAGGTCGACGCCCAGCGACACGGCCGCTCGGGTGAACGTCTTGTCCATGTCGCTGCGCGCCTGCCGCAGCAGGCTGTCGGCCGCGACGTCGCCCATCATTGCCAGGCTGTGACCGGTCCACCGGTGAAGGTGGACGTCGTTGAAGACCAGGTACGTCGGACGGTCACCGTCGAGGGCGGGGGAGAGCCGCTCGGCGAGCGCGAGTGCGGAGCGCGCCTCGGTAGCCTTGCCGGCGTGCGCGAGCATCTCGCCCACGGCCGAGACGAGCCAGCACCGCAGCGCGCCGCCGACGTCGTTCTTGAACGTCCCCCACACGTCGTGGGCGAGCTGAGCAGCGTCGTCGAGGTAGCCGAGATCGGCGAGCACGTGCGCCATCTCCATGCGTACGAAGGCGTGCAGCTCGCGGTCGCCCGCAGCGCTCGCGGCGCGGTTGGCGGTCTCGTAGAGCCGGTAGGACTGCTGCAGCCCGCCCAGGTCGAGGGCCTGCCAGGCAGCGAGAGCGGCGGCATCGGCGAGCAGGCGTGCGTACGCCGCACGAACGGCGTCGAAGGCGGCGAAGTGGACCAGGTCCTCCAGGTGCGCAACGTGTCCGCGCATCTGCTCGAGGAGTTGTCCGGCGCCGTATTGACGGTCCATGCGTCTGATCGCTTCGGTCTGGCCGGCGAGCAGCGACAGCAGCTCGGGGTCGGGGACGCGCTCCAATGACAGTCGGTTCTTGAGCTCGTCCTCGGCGCCGAGTCGCGTGGTGATTCCGGCGTCGACGAAGCCGAGCTCGACGTCGTCGCGGCCGAGTACTTCGCGCAGCAGGCTGCGGTAGAAGTCGTCGGGCACGGCCCGCCCGTTCTCCCAGCGCGAGACGCGCGACTTCAGCGTCTCCCGTGACGGGAGCTTGGTGCCCTTGCGTGCGCCGGCCTTGGTCAGTTCGGTGATCAGCTGGGTCTGTGACCATCCGTGCTGCAGCCGTGCGTCCTTGATCCGATTCGTCATCTCTCACCTCACCGCCGGCGACCTGCTACCAAGATCACCGCTGACGGCCCGGCCGAGACCGGTTGCGACAACCCACGACAATCAGAAACCCCGCGAATCGTCCTGACAAGAGGGTCACCCCGGTTTGTGAATAGCTCCGACGAAAAGTGCAGGCGGGACGCTCACATGCGCCGGACCGGTCCGGTCGTGGCGTGCGCGAGTGGCGCAGTCCGGCGCCGGACCGGCGGATTCGATGGCGGTTCGTCGTGTGGTCCAGGGGCCGTCTCGGGCCTCTGCGCCTTCGGTAGTAGCGGCGTAGCGGGCTGTTGTGCCGAGGTGTGTGCGAGCACTGCTTCGAGGACGTCCTCGGGGGACGCGGGATCCTGGTCGAGGTGCTCACCCGTGGTGTCGCTAATGGCGACGTAGACGGTGGTGCTGTGCCGGGCTCGGGTGAGGGCGACGTACAGCGCCTCGCGCGTCGTGCGGGTGGAAATCAGGGCGTGGGCAGTGTCAGCGGTGGCGCCCTGCGCGCGGGTGACGGTGGTGGCGTAGCCGAGTTCCACGTCGCGGGCGACGTACGCGGCAGGCAGTCGCGTGCTCGCGCCGGTGCCGGTGTGGCGTACGCCGAGCGAACCGTCGGCGTGCCGGGCGGTGACGGTCCAGTGGTCCCCGTTCTTGACGAAGGCGCCGCGGGTCAGGGAGAGGCGTCGGTCGTTGCGGCGGGTGACCACCACGTCGCCGACGCCAGCCCGGGTATGATCGTGCAGAGCGACTCCGTCAGCGTCGACGTCGCCGGTGGCCACTCGTGTGGCTCGAGCGCGTGAGTTGAGGCGTCGTACGTCGGCGGCGGTGTCGGCGATGAGGAGGCTACGTAGTCCGCGCTCGGTGTCGCGGGTCCAGGCGGTGAAGGCGTCGTGCGTCATGCCGGCGCGGATCCCTCCGTGGACGCGGTCCGCGCGGAGGTAGAAGTCGAGGCCGGCACGGTCACCGTTGCGGATCGCGAGTGTCGCGGCCGCCTCACCCGGGTCGGAGAAGCGGTGCAGGTCGGTAAGCTCGTACGTCGGCGTCTGTTGCGCCAGCAGCGACAGGGCACCTCCCGCCTCAACGGGTGACATCTGCGCCGGGTCCCCGAGCAGACGTACGAGTGCCCCGCGCTCGCGCGCATAGGTGATGAGCCAGTCGAGCATCTTCGTCCCGGCCATCCCGGCTTCGTCAACCAGGACGAGATCGCCTCGGCGCAGCGTGAACCACTCATCTGTGGTTGGCGCACCGTCCGCAGTCGGTTGCTCTTCGAACGTCGACTGGGTCAGGGCGTGGTGGAACTTGTGAAGGTTCTCCGCACGGCAGCCGAGCTCGGCAGACAGGACCTCGGCAGCTGACGCGGTGGGCGCGAGGGGGACGAGTCGCCTGCCTTCGCCTCTCCAGGCGTACGCGAGCGCCCGCATGGCCGTCGTCTTGCCCCCACCCGCCGGGCCGATACCGACGACGAGTCGACGAGGGTCGGAGGCGAACCCGACCGCGAGCGACCGCTGCGAGGCATCGAGCCCACCGCTCTCCGCCTGATCAAAGTCCGTGACCGCCGTCGACGCAGACTGCGGGTCCATCGCGTACGTCGTGGCTGCGGCGGCGTGGTCAAGCAGCCGGCGCTCGGCGTCGAGGATCCAAGGGACGGTCCACCGCCCCGCTCCATGCTGGGTCAGGACGCTGCTGCCATCACGTCGTCGTTGACCAGGATTCAGCGATGTCGTCGCGCTTGGCGTGCTGAGCTGCGCGTCGACGGTTGGAGTGAGCGCAGTGGCGAGGTCGGGGGAGAGGGCGCGATCGACAAGTGCGGTGGTGGCGATCTCACGATCTACGGCGGAAGCGAATCGGTGTGTACGCAACTGCCGTTCCGCCTCGGCGATGACGTTCCATCGGGTCCACGTCGACCGTCGTGCCGAGAGCTCAGACAGAACTCCCTGAGCCAGTTCATTCACGGTTCGGTTCTCAACGGCTGGATCTTTCGTCCGTCCGCTCAGCGGACGGCCGAGGGCCTCAAGCCGTGCAGCACCGACGACTTCGATGGCCTGCGTGCGCCAGTCTTGAATTTTCGCGGCCAGCGCGACGGGTGCCGGCTTGCCCTGCCGGGTCTCCAAGGTCGCCTGCTGAGCGAGGCGGAGGTTCGCCGTGTTGTCTGGGTCCCGGCCGTGCCGCAGGCGGTAGTCGACGGCGAGCTGATCGAGCCGGGTCTCGATCGCCGCTCGGCGTCGCGAGAAGTGCCGGATCAACGCAATGGGCACACCGTCGACCTCGCGGATGACCCGTTTCTGATCGCGACCGCTGCCCGGACGGTCGACGAACTCGACTCCGAGTCGGCGGACGATCTGGTCCTCGATGCGGGTGTTGTATCGCTCCGAGGCGGCGACGGCGGCTGCGTGGAGCGCTCGCGCGTCGAGCGCGAGCCACCTCGGGCATCCGTCGTCTCTGTCCTGCAGTGCGCGGACCTTGTTCGCGATGGCGACGTGTGTGTGGAGGTCGGGATCTCCGGCGCGCGAGTCGAAGTGATCGAACGCAGCGGCGATGAAGCCGCGGGTCTCGATCTGCTGCTCGCCCCGGTCACCGATGCGGGCGAAGGCGGTCTCTCGCTCGAGCCAGGCGAGGGTGTCAGCGACGGCGGCGTGATGCGCCTCTTCAACTTGTTCGCGAATCCACGCAGGCCCCAGGCCCCACAGGACAGATACCGACTTCACCGGCGTGAAGACGAGGTCGTACCCAGCGACCGGCTTGCGCTCCTTACGGCGCTCGGCCTGCTCGATCCGCTGTTGGATCGCGACGCTGGGGGAGTGGCCGAGCTTGGCTGTCAATGAGGCGATACGGGCAGCGACGCGTTCGGCGCGAGGCCCCAGGGGCGTGTACGCCGGGAACACGCGACCCAGCTTGGCGGCCTGAGCGGCTTCGGTAGCGGTGGCGCCAGCGGCTACTTCGAGCGCCACTATCTGCTCGGCATCCGGATGGAGCCCCTTGCCGAACAGGGCTCTCATCTGACGCTCTTCGACGATGCCGTCCACGCCCAGATCGTGCGCGCCAGAACCGATCCATCGCCCTGGCGGATTGCCTGACGCGACGTAGTAGTCCGCCAGAAGCTGGCCAGGAGAGCGGCCGATGTCCGCGGCGGCGACCTGCCGGGTGAGATAGGTGTAGCCGTCGCCTGCGTGAAGTTTGTGAAGGGTCATCACGGCGATTCGCCACCCGTGTCGAGGATCCTGGCCACGACCAACGGTCTCGCCGACGCTTGGCATGGAAAAGTTGCGGTCGGGTGTTCCCGCAGAACTCATTCTGCGATCCCTTGGCAGCGAGCCGAGCAGTCACCTGTACGCGCAGCAGCCGCGTGTGCGAAAGCAGCGCAGCCGTACCCCCGTTGTAAGGCCCCGCCGGCTCAAAGGCATCGGCGGGGTCTGGCAGCTCACCGCGGTCGATGTCGCGACCCGCACCGCGGTCGTGCAGCTGATCGTGGGGGACAAGACCGCAGCCGTCGCGGCGGCGTTCTTGGACCACCTCCGAAGGGCGCTGCGTCAGCACGGCATCGGCCTGGACGGTGTGCTCACCGACAACGGCCCGGAGTTCACCGGCAAGGCGTTCACGACCCGTGCCGCTGAGCTCGGGCTGACACATCACCGGATTCCGCCCCGGTCGCCGAACCACAACTCGGTGTGCGAGAGGTTCCACGGGACCGTGCTCGATGAGTTCTACCGGCCCCAATTCCACCGCGGGCGGGTCGATGACGTCAGGCTGCTGGACCGGTCGCTGCAGGCCTGGCTGGTCGACTACAACACCGCCCGCCCCAACCACGGCGCCTACATGGCAGGAAGGACACCCCTGGAGGTCAAGAAGCACCTCAAGAAGCGGCTGCGCAAGACTGCAGCCTGACCCATCACTCAGACGGTCACAGAGACAGCCACCTGTCATCCGCACCCGTGCGCCGGAAGCCCTAGGACAAGGTCCTAGCTTGAGGATGTACCGCCCCTGCCTTCGCGACACTAAGCAAACGGCTAAGCGCCTGGAAGCGCGGGGTCCACCCTTTAGCGATGACCTCGACATCCTGCCGACAACCGCATCTCGATCGACCGCAGGGTGCGCCATCGGGGGGCTATGGCTTGGACGGCGGCGATGACGCTGCCCGCGATCGGCGTGGGCGCCGCAGGTGGGATGGCCGCCATGTCGGCTGTTGAGCGCTTCCAGGCAAGCAGGGCTTCCAAGACGCTCCGCGGTACTGGGCGGTCATCCTCACCGTGTCGGTAGCGCTGGTCACCATGGGGCGTGGCCGTCGGGATGATTCGTGAGATCTGACGCGATCATGGGTCTGAGTGGCGGTGATGAGATGAGGTCACGCAGCTGCTCGGCGTCGGGTCGCCAAAGAAGATCGAAGCGGTGTCGGCAGGCCGCAGGCGACGTCGGTCGGCGGCCCGGAGCGACCAGCGTGAAGTCGGTGGGGGTTTGGCCGGTTCGACGGCCGCCAGCCCTTCAAGCGCTGAGACGACCTCACGCACCCGTCGAGGCCGCGCGCCACGCTCGTCACCCGACGCCAGCAGTCGGTGAAGTCTCGAACTCGAGAATCTTCGACTCGCAGCGGTGCGCGTGATGGCCCGCGCGGGTCAGCCCCCGGCAGGTACTGCCTTCACAGGGGTCAAGTCCCAGGTAGTGGTGTAGCGCTGCGTTCTCCTTCACCGGGTGGTTCAGGCGGTCAGTGAGGGCAGGTCGTCGCCTCCGATCTGGGCGTCGGTGTCGAGGACGGTGGTGAGTCTGCAGCGGGTGAGGACCTCGAGGCCGAGGTAGCGGCGGCCTTCGGCCCACTCATCGGTCTGCTCAGCCAGGACGGCGCCGACGAGCCGGACGATGGCTTCGCGGTTGGGGAAGATCCCCACGGCGTCGGTCCGGCGGCGGATCTCTCGGTTGAGCCGCTCGGCGGGGTTGTTGGACCAGATCTGGGACCACACGTCCTTCGGGAACGTGGTGAACGCCAGGATGTCGGCGCGGGCGCCGTCGAGGTGGTCGTGCACCGCGGGCAACCGCTGGTCGACGTAGTCGATGAGGCGGTCGAACTGCGCGTGCACCGAGTCGGCGTCGGGCTGGTCGTAGACCGAGTGGAGCATCGCCTTCACCGCCGGCCACATCGCCTTCGGCGTCACAGCCATCAGGTTCGCGGCGTAGTGCGTCCTGCAGCGCTGCCACACCGCGCCGGGCAGGTTCGCTGCGACCGCGTCGACGAGGCCGGCGTGGGCGTCGGAGGTGACGAGCCCGACCCCAGCCAGGCCGCGGGCGACCAGGTCGGCGAAGAACTCGTTCCAGGCGGCCCCGGTCTCGCTGGTCGCGACGCGCATGCCGAGGACCTCGCGGTGCCCGTCGCCGTTCACGCCGGTCGCGACGAGCACGACGGCGTTGACCACGCGGCCGCCCTCGCGGACCTTCATCGTCAGGGCGTCGGCGGCGACGAAGGTGAACGGCCCGGCCCCGTCGAGGGGTCGGTGGCGGAACTCCTCGACGTGCTGGTCGAGCTCGACCGCCATCCGGGAGACCTGGGACTTCGAGAGCGAGTCGATGCCGAGCTGCTTGACGAGCTTGTCCATCCGGCGGGTCGAGACGCCGGCGAGGTAGCAGTCCGCCACGACGGTGATGAGCGCTGACTCTGCGCGCTTTCGGCGCTCGAGGAGCCATTCGGGAAAGTAGGTGCCCTTGCGGAGCTTGGGCACGGCGACGTCGACGGTGCCGACGCGGGTGTCCAGCGGCCGGTGCCGGTAGCCGTTGCGCTGAGACGTGCGACCAGCGCTGGGGCGGCCATACTCGGCGCCGACCACGGCGTCGGCGTCGGCAGAGAGCAGTGCGTTGATCATCGTCTGCAGCAGCTGCCGCAACAGGTCAGGGCTCGCCTCGCCCAGGGCTTCTTCGAGGAGGCCTGCAGGGTCGACAATGTGTGGAGCGGTCATCGTGGGGTCCGTTCGAGAGAGCTGTGAGAGGTGAACTCGAAGGATCACGTGGTGGCCGCGTCCTCGTCCGGCCCCATGCCGGTGACGATCTGGGCGACCTCGCGCTACACCACTATCGGGGACTCAACTTTCACAGGTCGACAGCGGTTGTGATCTCGGTCCAGGAGTCGCCCTCGTCTTGCGAGATCAGGATCGCGCCGTCGATGGCGGCGAACCAGCGTTTGCTCCCGGTTTCGAGCGCCTGGGGCGCTCCCGGCAGCCGACCCCGCGACACCCAGGTGACCCCTTCGTCGACGCTCACCTGCACGTCGCCGTCGGGTCCCAGACCGACGAGCGCCCCGGGCTGCCAGTCGACCAGCGCGAGCGGAGGTGCCGTCGCGATGCGCTCGGGGGCGCGGCCGGACTGAAGGCGACGGAGGCCGCCGCGAGGGTCGGTGTACAAGACGACGCGACGTCCATCGGGGTCGGCCGCGAGGTCGACTGCTGGGACGCGTCCCCACGACTCCCATCGCGTCCCGTCACGCGAGACCAGCAGATCGCCCGACTGCGAGTCGAGGCCGTAGAACGTGCCGCCCACTGTCTCCAGGGCGTGGAAGTCCGCTTCGCCGCTCAGGGACACCGGAGTCCAGGTCCGTGCAGCGTCGGTCGACTCGATCAGTCCGAGGAACGTGGGAAGGTCCTCGCGCAGGTCCGGGTGCCCACTGGCCAAGAATCGATCGGGCCCGGCGATAGCGAAGGCCATGGTGTCCTGGTAGCGATCGGCGACCCGACTGAATCCGTCCGACTCCAGCCGGAAGACGCCCGTGTGCGACGCGACGTACAGACGGTCGTCTGCTGGATTGACCCCTAGGCCATGGACGTGGGCGAACCGGGTCCCCTGGGCGACGCCCGCGTCGTCTTCACCATCGACGGAACACGAGGCTGCGAGGAGCATCGCGACTGCGGCCAGAGTCGGCGCTACCTTCCAGCGACGGAGCCCCGGGTGGCGTCGATGTTGCCGATGCGTGGACTGACAGGTCATCGCACCTCCACGACACCCATCATGCCTCGATCCTCGTGGTCGAGGATGTGGCAGTGGTACACGCTGCTGCCCGTGTAGTCATCGAATGCGATGAGCACTTTCACCTCACCATCGGCAGGCACGTTGACCACATCGAGCCGCCCCACCTCGTTCCGGGGAGCGCCGTCCTCTTCGATGAGCTGCATGGGCCACACGTGGAGATGGAAGGGGTGGTCCATCGTGCTCGCGTTGCGGATCGTCCACTCCTCGACGGCTCCGGCGTCCACGCGCTGATCGACGCGGTTGGCGTCGTACGCTCTGCCGTCGAAGCCGAAACTCATGCCGCCACCCATCCCCATCATTCCGCCGCCGGTGGTCAGCGTCAGGGTCCGTCGTCTGGCGACCTGCTCGTCCCTGAGGTCGCGGAGGGCAGGGGCCGACAGCGTGGACGCAGAGAGAAGCCCCCTGCCATCCCGACCCTCCCGGCTCGACCCGCTCGTCACGACGGTGGCCAGCTCCACCTCCGGCGACACGGACCCGCCGAACATCCCTCCCATGCCGGCCGACCGGTTCACGGCCGCCGATACCAGCCGGGAACTGCCGCTGCCGGGCGTCACGAGGAGATCCGCCCGGTTGCCCGGAACGAGGTCGACCGACCTGACGTCGCGCGACTGGGGGAGCCGGTGCCCGTCGCGGCGGAGCAGCTGCAGCGAGTGGCCCGGCAGGCCGAGGCTGAGGTAGCGCGAAGAGCAAGCGTTGACGATCTGCCACCGCTCGGTCTCGCCGGTCGTGAGCTGGAGCCGGGGCATCACCTGTCCATTCAGGAGCACCTGGTCGCCCTCGCGGCCGGTCATGTGCTCCTCCATCGAGCCGCTGCGGACGGTGCCGTCACCGCCCAGGGTGATGTCGGAGACCACGATGAGCCGAGTGCGTGCGACAGGGACCCCGTCGTCCGACCCCTCGATGAGGATGGCGCCGTACAGCCCGGAGAAGACCTGCTCGGCGACGCTGCCGTGAAGGTGGGGGTGGTACCAGAAGAGTCCCGTCGGGTGGTCGGAGGGGATGCGGTACTCGTAGGCCTGCTCCTCGCCAGGGCCGACGGTCAGGAAGACGTTGTCGCTGCGACCCTCGGGTGAGACGTGCAGACCGTGGACGTGCAGGTTGGTCGGCTGGTCGAGGCGGTTCACCAGCTGGAGGCGGATCGTCTCGCCGGGGCGCGCTCGCAGCGTCGGTCCGGGAAGTCCGCCGTTGTAGCTCATCGTGCGTGCGGCGACGCCCCCCACCTCGTGCTCGGTCTCGGCCGCAACGAGGCGTGCGTCGAGGGTTCCGCCCGTGCTGCTCAGGACGGGGGGCTCCCTCAGGTCCTGGCCCGTCACGACGTCGAGGGTGCTGCGCTGGACGAAGAGTCCGGTGGCGCCCGTGACGGCGCTCGCGACTCCGAGCCCACCCAGAGCGAGAAAGCGACGACGACCGACAGGACGCATTCAGTCGCTGCCCATCGCGCGCTTGCGCCGTTCGTAGTCCTCGTCGTCGATCTCTCCGCGCGCGTAGCGCTGGTCCAGCAGTTCGCGCGCGGAGAGCTCAGACGAAGACGAAGGCGCCTGGGAAGACTTCTGGTCCCCGGTCCGGCCGCTGACACCCCCGAGCAGCGCCCAGACGACGACCACGACGATCAGCACCAGACCGATCATCATCAACAGGCCGAATCCCAGACCGGCGCCACCGCCCATCACTGACGGTCTCGCCGGGTGGTCGAGTCGAGGTTCCGGCGAATGCAGGTGAGGCGGGGGCCTCCCGGGGGGTGTGACACTGGATTCTCCTTCTTGACGCGGCGTTAGCGGCTGAGCTCAGGACTTGACGAGGCGGGCGATGGCGTCCGAGGCCTCTCGGATCTTGGCTCGAGCTGCGGCGTCATCTGCCTTGGCGGCATCGACGACGCAGTGCTTCAGGTGCTCGTCAAGCAAGCCCAGCGCGACGGACTGCAAGGCCTTCGTCATGGCGGACACCTGGGTGAGGATGTCGATGCAGTACTTCTCCTCCTCGACCATCCGCTGCAGCCCGCGGGCCTGTCCCTCGATGCGGCGAAGCCGCTTGAGGTAGCCGTCCTTGTCGTGGATGTAGCCGTGCTGGTGGTCTCCAGAGGAGGTCCCTGCACCCTCGCCAGGCGTCGTGTCCGCCACATCGACCTCTCCCCGGCGACACCGCCCGGCCCGAGCGTGCCTGGGCGTCGGCTCGTTCACCTGCCGTGTTGTCGTATTGATACTATACCCCCGCATAGTATCCCTGTTTGGAGCATCCGTCGCAGAACCCCGAGAGGAGCTGTCGTGCTGAGTCTCGTCACCCTGCTGGCCATGCTCGTCGCGGCAGGCCTGATGCTTGCGGCCTTCCACTGGAGCCTGGCCGACGCGCGGACCCCCCTCCTGGTGCTGCCGCAGGCGTCGGGCCGCGTGCCCACCCAGCACGCCCTGTCGCGCTACCACCCGCGGTGGTACGCCGCGAGCGTGGTGTTCCTGGCCTTCGACGTGGAGATGCTCTTCATGTACCCGTGGGCCGTCGTCGTCGCCGAGCTCGGTCCCGGGGCGGTCATCGAGATGTTCGTGTTCCTCGGCGTACTGCTCGCCGCCGTGGCCTGGGCGCGCCGCGAGGGGGCCTTCCGGTGGGCCTGAGGCGACGACTGGTCTCCGCAGCGACCGTCCGACCCCGCGTGTACGTCGTCGAGTCGCCCGGCGGCGCGGCCGTACGCATGGCGGTCGAGGACGAGCTCGACCGCCGGCACTGGCTGGCCGCCGAGAGCCCAGCCTCGGCCGACGTGCTGCTGCTGGCCGGCGCGACGCCCGCCGCCCTCGTCGACGCCGAGCAGCTGCTGTGGTCCCAGCTGCCCGGACCCCGCACCCGCACCACAATCACGGATGCGCGTGA
This region includes:
- a CDS encoding IS256 family transposase is translated as MTAPHIVDPAGLLEEALGEASPDLLRQLLQTMINALLSADADAVVGAEYGRPSAGRTSQRNGYRHRPLDTRVGTVDVAVPKLRKGTYFPEWLLERRKRAESALITVVADCYLAGVSTRRMDKLVKQLGIDSLSKSQVSRMAVELDQHVEEFRHRPLDGAGPFTFVAADALTMKVREGGRVVNAVVLVATGVNGDGHREVLGMRVATSETGAAWNEFFADLVARGLAGVGLVTSDAHAGLVDAVAANLPGAVWQRCRTHYAANLMAVTPKAMWPAVKAMLHSVYDQPDADSVHAQFDRLIDYVDQRLPAVHDHLDGARADILAFTTFPKDVWSQIWSNNPAERLNREIRRRTDAVGIFPNREAIVRLVGAVLAEQTDEWAEGRRYLGLEVLTRCRLTTVLDTDAQIGGDDLPSLTA
- a CDS encoding NUDIX hydrolase, yielding MDDERDEARLDTSVDGSGEVSRRWDAFSSRTVYDGPPWLRVELVDVQTPTGRRFEHHVVRMQRVVVCVPLSDPGDSVLMMRRHRFVDDSWGWELPTGIVEAGEDPAAAAVRELREETGWQATGCTEALTFQPMLGIADSPHQVFVLDGLSHAGEPTDAEEAGATRWVEVDELLAMVSGGEIRDGASVTAVLYLLASRTA
- a CDS encoding helix-turn-helix domain-containing protein, with product MTNRIKDARLQHGWSQTQLITELTKAGARKGTKLPSRETLKSRVSRWENGRAVPDDFYRSLLREVLGRDDVELGFVDAGITTRLGAEDELKNRLSLERVPDPELLSLLAGQTEAIRRMDRQYGAGQLLEQMRGHVAHLEDLVHFAAFDAVRAAYARLLADAAALAAWQALDLGGLQQSYRLYETANRAASAAGDRELHAFVRMEMAHVLADLGYLDDAAQLAHDVWGTFKNDVGGALRCWLVSAVGEMLAHAGKATEARSALALAERLSPALDGDRPTYLVFNDVHLHRWTGHSLAMMGDVAADSLLRQARSDMDKTFTRAAVSLGVDLAQCALLTGDRERADIELRDAEASAHKIGSLRQLGRVATLRREKM
- a CDS encoding relaxase domain-containing protein, which encodes MTLHKLHAGDGYTYLTRQVAAADIGRSPGQLLADYYVASGNPPGRWIGSGAHDLGVDGIVEERQMRALFGKGLHPDAEQIVALEVAAGATATEAAQAAKLGRVFPAYTPLGPRAERVAARIASLTAKLGHSPSVAIQQRIEQAERRKERKPVAGYDLVFTPVKSVSVLWGLGPAWIREQVEEAHHAAVADTLAWLERETAFARIGDRGEQQIETRGFIAAAFDHFDSRAGDPDLHTHVAIANKVRALQDRDDGCPRWLALDARALHAAAVAASERYNTRIEDQIVRRLGVEFVDRPGSGRDQKRVIREVDGVPIALIRHFSRRRAAIETRLDQLAVDYRLRHGRDPDNTANLRLAQQATLETRQGKPAPVALAAKIQDWRTQAIEVVGAARLEALGRPLSGRTKDPAVENRTVNELAQGVLSELSARRSTWTRWNVIAEAERQLRTHRFASAVDREIATTALVDRALSPDLATALTPTVDAQLSTPSATTSLNPGQRRRDGSSVLTQHGAGRWTVPWILDAERRLLDHAAAATTYAMDPQSASTAVTDFDQAESGGLDASQRSLAVGFASDPRRLVVGIGPAGGGKTTAMRALAYAWRGEGRRLVPLAPTASAAEVLSAELGCRAENLHKFHHALTQSTFEEQPTADGAPTTDEWFTLRRGDLVLVDEAGMAGTKMLDWLITYARERGALVRLLGDPAQMSPVEAGGALSLLAQQTPTYELTDLHRFSDPGEAAATLAIRNGDRAGLDFYLRADRVHGGIRAGMTHDAFTAWTRDTERGLRSLLIADTAADVRRLNSRARATRVATGDVDADGVALHDHTRAGVGDVVVTRRNDRRLSLTRGAFVKNGDHWTVTARHADGSLGVRHTGTGASTRLPAAYVARDVELGYATTVTRAQGATADTAHALISTRTTREALYVALTRARHSTTVYVAISDTTGEHLDQDPASPEDVLEAVLAHTSAQQPATPLLPKAQRPETAPGPHDEPPSNPPVRRRTAPLAHATTGPVRRM
- a CDS encoding DDE-type integrase/transposase/recombinase, coding for MRKQRSRTPVVRPRRLKGIGGVWQLTAVDVATRTAVVQLIVGDKTAAVAAAFLDHLRRALRQHGIGLDGVLTDNGPEFTGKAFTTRAAELGLTHHRIPPRSPNHNSVCERFHGTVLDEFYRPQFHRGRVDDVRLLDRSLQAWLVDYNTARPNHGAYMAGRTPLEVKKHLKKRLRKTAA
- a CDS encoding IS256 family transposase produces the protein MTAPHIVDPAGLLEEALGEASPDLLRQLLQTMINALLSADADAVVGAEYGRPSAGRTSQRNGYRHRPLDTRVGTVDVAVPKLRKGTYFPEWLLERRKRAESALITVVADCYLAGVSTRRMDKLVKQLGIDSLSKSQVSRMAVELDQHVEEFRHRPLDGAGPFTFVAADALTMKVREGGRVVNAVVLVATGVNGDGHREVLGMRVATSETGAAWNEFFADLVARGLAGVGLVTSDAHAGLVDAVAANLPGAVWQRCRTHYAANLMAVTPKAMWPAVKAMLHSVYDQPDADSVHAQFDRLIDYVDQRLPAVHDHLDGARADILAFTTFPKDVWSQIWSNNPAERLNREIRRRTDAVGIFPNREAIVRLVGAVLAEQTDEWAEGRRYLGLEVLTRCRLTTVLDTDAQIGGDDLPSLTA